A region of the Corynebacterium endometrii genome:
CACCGGCAAGGCCCTGGTCAAGGACCGCCGGTGGCTGTACTCCGGCCAAAACTCGCTCGACGTGGAGCTCATCACGCTCTTAATGCAGGGGCCAAACCGGGATCTAGCGCCGGCAACCCGCACCGTGCTGCCCACCTCCGCGGAGTTTGTGGGCGTGGATGATGGCACCTACACCTTCACCGGGCTCAACGAAATGGGCGAGGATGACCGCCGCCGTTTGGGAGCCCAGATTGTGTGGACGCTATCCAACGCCGGCGTGCCGGGCCCGTACGCCATAGAGGCGGATTCGGCGCCGCTGATCGATGGGCTCGACGAGCTCACCACGGATGACTTTGCCGATGTAAACCCACAGGTGCCGGCGAACTCGGTCGCGCCGCTGTATGCGGTCAATGACGGGCGCATACTGAGGGTGACCGGTAATTCGGCCGAGCCCGTCGAGGGGCAGCTGGGCGTTTCGGACGATATCCAATCCGCTGATGTTTCCGCCGCCGGAACCGTGGCCGCCGTGCGCTCGGCGGGGGATGAATACCGCCTGTACTTTGGCGACGTTGGCGGCCAGATCGATCGCTCGCTGTCCGGGGAGACCTTGTCCCGCCCCACGTTCGAAATCGGTGGCGAGGCGGCCTGGACCGTGGTCAACGGCGAGACCGTTGTGCGCGTGGTCCGTTCCTCGAATGGTCAATTAGCCGAGACTGAGGTCAATACCGCGGAACTTGAGGATATTGACGGTGAAATCTCCGTCCTGCGCCTTTCGAGTACCGGTGCCCGCGTGGCCATGATCATTGGCGGCAAGATTTTCACCGGCATGGTGGAAAGGCAGTCCTCGGGCGAGGTACGCATTGTCAATGTGCGTGAATTCGCCCCGGAGCTGGGCGGCACCGCCCTAACGCTCGACTGGCAGCCCGATGGCTCCATCGTGGTCGGCACTTCCGCTCAGGAATCCCCGGTCTGGCGCGTGGAACAGGATGGCTCCTCTGTCTCGGCGCTTCCGTCCGGCAATGTCACCGCGCCGGTAGTGGCCATCGCGGCGTCACCGTCCACGGTCTACATCACGGACACGAGGGCAATGCTGCAAACGCCTTCCACCGATTCTGACACTGCGTTCTGGCGCGAGGTGCCGGGCCTGCAGGGAGTGCGTTCCGCGCCTATTGTGGCTAATTAAAAGGCCGTTTGACAGGGGAGGCGGGCAAGGCGCGCGATGTTTGGCTTGGGGGAGCTGTTGTTCCCGCGCGAATGCGCGGGATGCCGGGTAGCCGGGCAGTTGCTGTGCGCCGCGTGCCGCGAGCACCTGCGCAGCGCGCCCCATCCGGTGGTCCGGCCACGGGACCTTGGGTTCCCGGTCTTCGCACTCGGACCGTATTCGGACGTGCGCCGCAACATCATCATTGCCATGAAGGAGCGCGGCCACCAGGAAATCCGGCACGTGATGGGTGAGGTCTTCGCCGCCGGGCTCGCACACCTCCAGGCGCGGGGAGCCTTGCCCTATAGCTTTGCCCTTGTGCCCGCGCCAACCCGCGCCCGATCCGCACGCCTTCGCGGCGGAGATCCCGTGACGGCTATGGCTTTAACGGCCGCGAAACGCTTGCCGGGGGTAGAGGTTGGGCGATACGTTGAATCTTCTCGAATCGCGCAGGATCAGTCTGACCTTTCGGCCGGTGGGCGCTGGTTAAACATGGATAACGCCGTGAAAATACGCGCCGGTGCGGTGATCGCCCACCGCGATATTGTGCTCATGGATGACGTGGTTACAACCGGTGCAACCCTTGCCGCTACGGGCAGAAAATTGCAGGCAGAGGGGGTAAAAGTGCGGGCTGGTTTGGTGCTCGCGGACGCGTAAGTCACATGGGGGTAGTTCTGCGAAGTTGTGGGCAGCGGTTATGACCACTGGTAGAATGGCGGTTGTCACACACGGTGGGAAACGAAACCGGTGCACCACGTCTCTAGGGATAGAAACGGGGACTTTATACCCCCCTTTCGGTGCGCAGGGAAGTTTCTTACGAATGTGAGTCCACATACCCCCAGGGGATACGTTGGGCATGAGCCCCGCCCCGCGATTACAGGGAGGCACGTCATGACCGAACCACAGGTCGACACCACCGCACAGGTCACCATCACCGGACGCAATGTGGAGGTGCCAGATCACTTCGCAGAGCGCGTGAAGAGCAAGCTGGCCAAGATTGAGCGTTTGGATCCAACCCTGACTTTCTTTCACGTTGAGCTCAAGCATGAGCCAAACCCACGTCGCGATTCTGAGTCTGACCGCATTCAGATCACTGCTACCGGCAAGGGCCACATCGCCCGCGCGGAGGCCAAGGAAGATTCCTTCTACGCCGCTCTCGAGACCGCCCTCGCGAAGATGGAGCGTTCTCTGCGCAAGGTTAAGGTTCGCCGCGAGACGGTGAAGTCCGGTCACCGCGCACAGAAGGGCACCGGCGAGCTAGCGGCCGAGTTCGTGGCCGAGGCGGAAGCAAAGCGCACCGAGGCTCAGCCGGAAGACCGTTATGTTGACCCATACGCTGAGACCATTGAGGAGCAGCGCCCAGGCCAGGTGGTTCGCACCAAGGAGCACTCCGCTACGCCTATCACTGTCGATGAGGCGCTGAGCGAGATGGAGCTCGTGGGCCATGACTTCTACCTGTTCATCGACAAGGAAACCAACCGTCCTTCCGTGGTCTACCGCCGTCACGCCTTCGACTACGGCTTGATCGTCCTGTCTGAGGACGCCGAGGGCTAGATTTCGCCTTACCTGCCGGTTTGAAACCTGGCGGGTAGGCTCCCGCCACATTCGTGAAGAAACCGCCGCCCCGCTAGGGGTGGCGGTTTTGCGTTACGCGTACAATGGCGGGGAGTTAACTACATTCTTAGTCGCGACTAGAAGGAATAAATTTAGTGTTTGGTTTATCCAAGCTGCTCCGTGCCGGTGAGGGACGCACCGTTAAGCGTCTGGACAAGATGGCCGATCAGGTCATTGCCCTAGAAGACGAGTAC
Encoded here:
- the lpqB gene encoding MtrAB system accessory lipoprotein LpqB: MKRPLKHLRRAALSVTACAAVASLGACSTLPRDTNPEVLYSLEAAPDEQPAVGPQPGQEPDLLLRSFFTAAAIPAGDYEAARSFLTADAASRWSPQGDVLLVDAIDLTTVAGASESDQRTFAVRGSVIGSLAGGLYTPQTGTYEAEIEMTQVDGEWRIADLPSGVVIERTELRNQYQPQALYFFDRTGKALVKDRRWLYSGQNSLDVELITLLMQGPNRDLAPATRTVLPTSAEFVGVDDGTYTFTGLNEMGEDDRRRLGAQIVWTLSNAGVPGPYAIEADSAPLIDGLDELTTDDFADVNPQVPANSVAPLYAVNDGRILRVTGNSAEPVEGQLGVSDDIQSADVSAAGTVAAVRSAGDEYRLYFGDVGGQIDRSLSGETLSRPTFEIGGEAAWTVVNGETVVRVVRSSNGQLAETEVNTAELEDIDGEISVLRLSSTGARVAMIIGGKIFTGMVERQSSGEVRIVNVREFAPELGGTALTLDWQPDGSIVVGTSAQESPVWRVEQDGSSVSALPSGNVTAPVVAIAASPSTVYITDTRAMLQTPSTDSDTAFWREVPGLQGVRSAPIVAN
- a CDS encoding ComF family protein; protein product: MFGLGELLFPRECAGCRVAGQLLCAACREHLRSAPHPVVRPRDLGFPVFALGPYSDVRRNIIIAMKERGHQEIRHVMGEVFAAGLAHLQARGALPYSFALVPAPTRARSARLRGGDPVTAMALTAAKRLPGVEVGRYVESSRIAQDQSDLSAGGRWLNMDNAVKIRAGAVIAHRDIVLMDDVVTTGATLAATGRKLQAEGVKVRAGLVLADA
- the hpf gene encoding ribosome hibernation-promoting factor, HPF/YfiA family — protein: MTEPQVDTTAQVTITGRNVEVPDHFAERVKSKLAKIERLDPTLTFFHVELKHEPNPRRDSESDRIQITATGKGHIARAEAKEDSFYAALETALAKMERSLRKVKVRRETVKSGHRAQKGTGELAAEFVAEAEAKRTEAQPEDRYVDPYAETIEEQRPGQVVRTKEHSATPITVDEALSEMELVGHDFYLFIDKETNRPSVVYRRHAFDYGLIVLSEDAEG